CCCTTTTGTCGATCACTGTTGCATATACTACAAAAACCAGAAAAAACGTTATTACTGCTTCCATAATGATAGCTTGTAATATTGTAACTCCTGAACCAAGGGTGCATGTCCCCAGATTTACTGCCATCGCCGCGGGAAAAAGCATTTTCAACAAATACCCGCCCAATATAGCCCCTCCTAATTGCGAGACAATATACAGGAATCCCGTTTTCGCATCCATCCTGCTTGAAACAACCATGGAGATTGTAACCGCGGGATTGATATGAGCACCGGATACATAACCGAATGCATATGCAATAGCAACCACAACAAAGCCGAATGCAACAGCAATTCCAAGCAGTCCAAATCCTTGAGAACCGGATTTTACTAAATAGTAGTCGGCGCACACACACCCCGCCCCAACAAAAATCAGAGCAAACGTTCCCAGAAATTCTGATATATATTTCACGGCATTGCTCATGATGCTGGCTCTCCATAAGCTAAAAATGACACCCAATAGAATAATCGTCGGGATCAATAGCCATGCCAATGCTGTTTGTGTTTTTTCAGGTTGCTGCCGTGTAGCAGATGGCAGCTCGAAGAGTTTGAGTTGATCATTCCAATCAATTATTGGCAGCGATACATGGCTCATTTCAGATTCATTTTGCACTGGAGACTGCAATCCTGACAAAGGTTCTCCTTTCTCGGTGGATTTTCCAGTCTCTGACATGGGTTTTTTATTTGTCACGTTCGTTTGAGCTTGGAGACTATGAGTAAATAACCCAGGCATAGACCATTCCACGACATAAACGAAAACAGCGATCTGTAGTGCCATTACAATGTAAAAACAACCCCGTACAGACATGAAGTTACGCAAAAAATAGTTCCACATACATATCACCTCACATTTTATTTTTTATGAACTTACTGTTCCGGAATAGGACCACCCTTGACCAGACAATCGCTCGTCAACCCTATTTGCCGTTCCGGCGGCTTTCCGAGATAAAATATTCGTGAAACAATTGTGCTTGGAAACGGGTTCTGTCATTTTTATTATCACGGGGATATGTACCTGACTCCCGTAAGCACTGTATAGAAGATATACTGGTAAGGAGGATTGCCGTATATATCGCCTGTTCATGTGGAAAAACCATGTTACAAATGCTTGGTGCAAGCAACATTATTTGAGGTAAGTTTATCAGAGGACATGTATGATAAAGTCACATACTCTTAAGCCACATGATTTGCCGTAACGGGAGTCAAATGCATAGGTCTACATATTCGACTATCGGGCATTAAAACTTAAATAACGAATGATTATTTATTGTTAAACTATTTAGCAACTTTATGCTCAATAACGAAAACCCGAACCGCAGAACGCACACCGATTCCTACTCAATTTTCAAAATCAACTAAAATTGCTTGCCCTCTCCAAACCATTCCACAATACACCCCTTGTGTTAAGAAAACTCATAGCTCCCTTCCTAATCCTCGCCTGATCCTCATCTGTCTGACTGCAGAATTCTAATGATTTTCTTATATTCGCAGCATGCTCAACATCCAATTCAATATGGGCGGAGAAAAACAGAACATCATCGTCACTTAAACCGGCATGTTTCAATCCATCACGAATAGGAACATACATTGTTGGAACGATGAATTCTGTTCCTGGTCCCAGCGCTCCCAACGCTTCAACATAATTCATATAATGAATATTTAAATATTTCTCTACAAATAACTCCGTTTCCGGCAACATCTGAATGTTGTCTAATGCCTTTTTGGAGGTATCAACACCTACGGCTTTTAAAAACCTGCGGAAAAGAGCGGGGTGCGTAAGCTCAGGATTCATGCCTTTCTGTTCTTCAGATCTACCACCATACTCTTCAAACAAATTTTTAATTAAAGGCGCCCTCCCTGCTTCATCAGGGCATATTGCAACGGCGCCGGCCAGATATCGAGAAAAATGCCTTGAGAAACAATAATATTGTTCAGCATAAAGTTTAGCAGCCTTCTTATCTGCCTTTTTACTGAATTTTTGTAAATATGAATGATTTTTTACTGCCGGATGCTTCAAAATCTCCGCTTCCAATTCATCATAAAATACATCTACAGACTTGGCCATAATTCTTTCCCTCCAAATAATTAAAAATCACTTATACGTAAAATTTACATTTCCTCTACTGTTACAGTGTCTTGGAAATAACCCTTCCCCCTTTCCACCCATTACAATTTTTCAAAAAAATATTACCGTATAAAATCACTTCCCTATATTCCTTATGTTCCTTTTATCTATGTTTTTTCTCAAGGTCTTAACATTATTGCAAATATTTCTGCTTTACCTTCTTAATACAGAAAGTATGACTGCCATCCCAAAAGCGCAAGAATAATGCCAACAAAGGACTATAACTTTTCAAGCAATACTTAAGTATTTAGTTTTCGTAGTTTAGAATAATTATATTGTTCGTATAACAAAAAATATCAAAACCAAAAACTCCAATTTCACGAAAATATTGCGCAAAATACGGTTTTGGCAAAAATTATACGAAAATATTTCTCTCCAAAAACCTCTTCAAGCATTACCCTATTTTATGCATTAGTGTTTTTGGAATTTTTTTATCCGTTAATATTGTTCTCCATAATTTACTGTAAATATATATTACAACTATTTTTTGCTTGACTTCTCTTTTTTATAAGTTGCATAAATAAACCCTTCATATAAACGTCAACAACAAGAGCAAAAGATTTTTGTATAGTAATGCAAATATTTCACTGTAAAAAACGAGACTGTGCAATTCTTTGGAGTAAAAGCCTTTATCCAATCTCACACAGTACAACCATCTTCTTTTTGGAAAACAGGGATTCTGCGTGCTCAAACAAAATTATTTTTGGAAGATTTTTTGCCCTTCTTGATGACCGCATCTAAAAAGGACAAAACCAACGTGCGGTAAAATTGCTGTGAAGAAACAAATTTATCGTTATAAAAACAGGGAGAAGATGGTAAATCGACAAAGAGGTGCGTTTGAAGACCTGTACGTTTTTAATAAGAGTGGAGGGAAAAAGATGTTCAATAAATCTTCAACAAACTGTATGCTGTTTTGAATGGGAATAAGGTCATACAGATATGGAGATAAAAAAACGATGCACTTAGATACAATGTCGCACTAAAGGCACAGCTCCTTAAAAATTAAAATTTACTTCAGCCACTTCTTCATCAATGCCCAATTTCTTTATAATAGACTCAAACAATTTTTTATCTTGGGAAACGATGATCCGAAAGTATCCAGCGCCCTTTTTTTCAATATTATTTTCTCTCAAATATACCATGACTTTTTTTGCAATTATTTCTGCAGGATCAATAAAACAAACGTCAGGTCTTAATGAGGAAAAGTAGTTCTTGAGGAATGGAAGGTGAGTACTGGAGAGAGTCATCGTATCTATATCTGCATCAATTTCTGCCAATTGTTTCAACTCCCTTTCTATTATTAATCGACTTTTTTCTTTCTCTAACAAAAAAGAACCCGATTCAACCAGTTCTACCATTGGAGATGCATTAAATTTTGTAATCTTTATAGTCGGTGGAATTTTTTTTGATTTTATATACTCTTCTAACTCCGGACTTTCTACAGTACTGCGGGTAGCTAAAATAGCGATATGACCTGTTTTTGAACAATCCACTGCCTCTAAAACCGGAGGAAATACACCAAATATTTTTGTGTCACTCGTTTTTATTTTATGAAGGACCTGAATAGACGGTGTATTGGAGGCAATTACAATAAGTTTAGGACAAAATTGCTCAGTAAGATATCCAATGGTGTTTTGAATAATATGGAGTAAATCATCATGCTTTTTTTGACCATAAGGGAAATGTTTTTTATCAGCAAGATAAATGTAATTTTCACAAGGAAGATAACGTCTCAATTCTTTGATTATTGAAATACTGCCAATCCCAGAGTCAAAAACTGCTATTGAGGACTCACTTTTTAAATGTTCCATATTTTAAACTGCCCTCCCAATACAATTCATAATCATATGGTAAAAAATTTAGACTGCCCGACATCCTGATCCAAACGAGTTGGAAGAGGAAAATGCAAAATGTATAATGAAAAATTTACGATATATACCGTACCGTAAGGTTAATTTCGCATTTTACACGTTTCATTTCACACTCGTTTTTTGCAGAAATTGGCAAAAAAATATTTTGAAAAGATACCAGGATTTATGCCCGCGTGTTTAGCTTGGACAGATTAAAAACAACATCAACTTCATTTTTAACCTTTAGGGTTCCTAAAAAAGCCTTGTAAGGTTTTATCCCGTAGTCTTTTTGGGATATAGTTACTTTCCCTTGCAAAGCATCCCCCACAACAGTTTTTACATCAAATTCTATAGGGCGAGTAACCCCATGTAACGTTAATTCACCTTTTACGTGGTAGTCTCCTTCACTTGTCTGTTTAATATCATGAGAACGGAAATTAATGGCGGGATATTTAGCAACATGGAGCACATCCTTGAAGGTAGCTTCTTCAATATCTGCCTTATCTTTCTCTTTTAATATATCATACTGGCACTGTCCATCTTTCATGGCACATGCCACCCTTAGTGAATCTGCTTTGATTTGTGCTTCGACGCTCATCGAAGAAGGAATTGCATCAGTTGAAACATGAAGATTGACCGTGAAGTTAGTTACCTCAATTAACAGATCATGGGCTATTGCGCTCAGAACCCCTTCTTTATAAGTATAAACAGATATTTTTCCAGTGTCGGCGGTAATACGATAAGTACCAGCATTTAATGTCATATTCTCCTCCCATTTGAGATTAATATTGTAATCAATTTCTCTTTTCGGTCTCAAAAATGAATCTAAATAGTATCCCAATTTTTCCTGCTAATGTCAATCTGCTATAAATTTTGCATCTTTTCACTTGACTTGTAAAAATATTGAATATAAAATGAAATATTTAATCTATTCATTTGGTTTTTTTGCGCGTTGATATTAAAAATAACTAGTAAAGGGGAATTTGAAGATGCTTCGATTTAATAAACATCGTAACACATTAGAACCCGAAGAGTACATTTTCCAATTGCAGGATTCGACAGAACCTAATCTCTTTAGGGATGTCTTCCCCTATGACAAAATACCAAAGATACCATTCAATTATCGCCTCAATCCTATGAACCCACCCGAAGAGATATGGATCACGGATACAACTTTCAGGGATGGGCAACAATCCCGCCCGCCATATACTGTCAAACAGATTATTGATCTTTTCGATCTGATTCACAAACTTGGCGGTAAAAAGGGGCTTATTCGCCAGTGTGAGTTTTTCCTGTACAATGCAAAAGATCAGGAAGCGGTTAGGAAATGCATGGAACGTGGGTATAAATATCCAGAGGTTACCGGATGGATCAGGGCTGTTAAGAGTGACTTCAAATTGGTTAAAGAAATGGGGCTTAAAGAAACTGGTATCTTATGTTCGTCATCAGATTACCATATCTATTTAAAATTAAATAAAACCAGGAAACAGGCAATGGATATGTATCTGGATATTGTGCGAGCCGCGTTGGAAGAGGGTATTATTCCCCGCTGTCACTTCGAGGACATTACCAGGTCCGACTTTTACGGTTTCGTCGTACCCTTTGCCAAGGAGCTAATGAAATTATCTAAAGAAAGCAAACTTCCTGTGAAGATCCGCGCCTGTGATACCATGGGGATGGGAGTCAGTTATCCAGGTGCTGCTTTGCCGCGCAGTGTACCTGGTATTATTTACGGACTCAACCACTTTGCAGGTGTTCCTTCTGAATACCTTGAATGGCATGGTCACAATGATTTTTACCTGGCGGTAAGCAACGCCACTACCGCATGGCTTTACGGATGTAGTGGAATTAATGGTACATTGTTAGGATTGGGAGAACGTACAGGAAATACACCGATAGAAGCTCTGGTAGTTGAATATCTGGCATTACGAGGCGACGATGAACTATTTGATACCACAGTGATCACGGAAATTGCAGATTATTACAGAACTGAAATAGGGCATCCAATCTCTCCAACACAACCCCTTGTGGGCTCAGAATTCAATGTCACCCGTGCAGGTATCCATTCAGATGGGCTACTGAAAAATGAAGAAATATACAATATTTTTGACACCAAGAAACTCTTAAACAGACCCATTGGTGTTTCCGTAACTGACAAATCTGGTATAGCGGGAATTGCACAGTGGATTAATATCTTTTTTGAACTGAAAGGAAACGAGCAAATTCCGAAAAGCCACGAAGGCGTCTTAAAGATAAAGGAATGGGTGGATAAACAATACATCGAGGGACGCATTACCTCTATTTCTGATGACGAAATGGTAGAGCAGGTGAGTATCCATCTCCGGGATTTTATTAAATCAGATAAATTACAACAATCCGGAACTGCTAAAACAAAATAATACCGTATAATACCTTTGAAGTTATATGAGTTTCAAGCAAAGAATATCCTCAAAACATATGGTGTTTGTATTCCTCGTGGTAAAGCCATATCAAAAGGTAATGATGCATCAGCAATATTCCGGGAAATTGGTTGCAACCGTTGTGTTGTAAAGGCACAGGTCCTTGCCGGCGGCAGAGGGAAAAGCGGAGGTATTCAATTTGTTAACACCCCCGAAGAATCCCAAGCGTGCGTAACAGGCATGCTCGGCACACACCTCGTAACAAGGCAAACTGACCAAAGCGGCGCAGAAATTAAATATGTTCTCGTTGAAGAGGCCGTTTCAATTAAAAAGGAATTGTACCTCGCTATAACGATTGACCGTTCCCTTTGTAAGCCTGTGCTGATTGCCAGCGATGAAGGGGGTGTGGAAATCGAAGAGGTTGCAAAACGAACACCTGCCAAAATCATCAGAGAACCAATTGACATATTCTTTGGTGTACCTCCATTCCAGGCGCGACGTATTGCTTCTCAATTAAACATATCCGGGGCGCTTTCAACAAAGCTGAATAACCTTATCATGAATCTGTTTCGTGCCTTTACAGAAAATGATTGTTCATTACTGGAAATCAATCCATTCGCTGTGACGACAGATGATGAGGTATATGCACTCGATGCAAAGATGGACATCGACGATAATGCCCTTTATCGCCACCCGGAATTCGACCAACTCATGTCATACCAAGACATCTCTCCTGCTGAGGCATTAGCCAGGAAATACAGGCTGAATTATATAAGTCTTGATGGAAATATTGGATGCCTCGTAAACGGTGCAGGCCTTGCCATGGCTACAATGGATATTGTCAAACTCCATGGTGGAGAACCTGCCAACTTTTTAGATGTCGGTGGTGATGCGTCTTTGGAACAGGTCACACAGGCATTCAAGATCATTTTATCCGACCCCAAAGTGAAGGCTGTTTTGATTAATATCTTTGGGGGAATCATGAAGTGTGATATTATCGCGTCCGGTATCATTCAAGCTATCAAAGAAGTAGGCATTCATATCCCTTTGGTTGTCCGGCTGGAGGGGACTAATGTTGAATTGGCAAGAAAAATACTCGACAATTCGGGTTTAAGTATCCTTTCTGCAAAAGATATGAAAGAAGCTGCAAGCCTGGTAGTGACGGCATCAAAAAAGAATACAAAATAAAAATGGGTATATTAATAGATAAAGATACGAAGGTAATATGCCAGGGCATAACCGGTCATGCAGGAAGTTTTCACGCCAAACGAATGCTGGAATATGGCACCAAACTTGTCGCAGGTGTTACCCCTGGCAAAGGTGGCACAAAACAGCATGCCGTTCCTATTTTTGACAGTGTAGTCGATGCAGTAAGAAATACGGGGGCAAATGCTTCTGTCATTTACGTACCTGCACCGTTTGCGGCAGATGCCATTATGGAGGCTGCTGAGGCAGGTGTTGAATTGGTGATCTGCATCACAGAAGGTATACCCGCACTGGACATGGTCAAGGTAAAAAGATATCTCTCAAATGGGAAGACACGTCTTATCGGACCCAACTGCCCTGGGGTTATTACGCCTGGTGCATGCAAGATAGGCATTATGCCCGGATATATCCATAAACCAGGTGAGGTGGGTGTTGTTTCACGCAGTGGAACTCTCACATACGAAGCCGTCTGGCAATTGACTCAGAGAGGCTTAGGGCAATCCACGTGCCTGGGTATTGGAGGTGACCCCATTCTGGGAACCAATTTTGTGGATATATTGAGATTGTTCCAGGGTGACAAAGAAACACAAGTAATTGTATTGATAGGAGAGATTGGAGGAAGCGCGGAGGAGGAAGCCGCAGAGGTAATAAAACGAGAGATCACAAAACCAGTCATTGGTTTCATTGCAGGAAGAACGGCGCCACCGGGCAAACGCATGGGTCATGCCGGGGCTATTATCTCAGGTGGCAAAGGTACAGCAATTTCAAAGATTGCTGCGCTTGAAAATACGAATGTTATTATGGTTGACAGCCCTGCCGATATCGGAGAAACCGTAGCAAAGATAATTTTACCGTAATGGTGTAATAGTTTCTTTGTAGTGCGAGTACGTCGGAGAAGTTTTGTTTTACGATTGTTTCGCATTATTATCGACTCCCTGGTCGTATTACCCAGAAAAACTACAAACTCTTCATGGTAAATCGGCGATTTTCCACAGATTTCTAACAGGGCAATGCAGAAATTTATATTTACTCGTGAAGATGACATACACACACTGCTACATTTTATTGCCCAGAAACTAACCTTATCCAAAAAAAAGGCGAAACAACTCCTGGATGAACGATTGGTTTTTGTAAATAAGAGACGTATCTGGATTGCATCCTACCAGCTACACAAGGGGGACGTGGTTGAAATCCTTACGAAAGAAGTGAAATCCCAAAAATTTCAAAAAAATGCTATCCTCTATAAAGATGACCATTATCTGGTCATTTCAAAACCTCCTGATATTGTAACAAATGGTCCTGAAAGTCTTGAAAGCAACCTGAGGGTGTACTTTAAAGACAACCATATTCAGGCTGTTCATCGACTCGACAAAGATACCTCTGGTGCTGTTATCTTTGCGACGAATAAGGATGCCTTCGAGCGTATGAAGGAATTATTTGAAAAAAATCTTATGAAAAAGGTCTACAGGGTGATCGTGAAGGGTGGTGTAGGGAAACAAACCTTTACCAGAGATAGCCCAATCCATGGACAAAAGGCCGTGACACATGTAAGACTCTTAAAGAAGGGTAAAGACGCCTCCTATCTGGAGGTAAATATTGAGACTGGCAGGACGCATCAGATCA
The Candidatus Brocadia sp. genome window above contains:
- a CDS encoding aquaporin, producing the protein MSNAVKYISEFLGTFALIFVGAGCVCADYYLVKSGSQGFGLLGIAVAFGFVVVAIAYAFGYVSGAHINPAVTISMVVSSRMDAKTGFLYIVSQLGGAILGGYLLKMLFPAAMAVNLGTCTLGSGVTILQAIIMEAVITFFLVFVVYATVIDKRATPALAGLAIGLVVLFGVMVGGTISGGSMNPARVFGPALASGHFDNHYIWWLGPIAGGVLAGLVYENFFAEKAKNKQQPIDSAKNDIRISF
- a CDS encoding iron-containing redox enzyme family protein, translated to MAKSVDVFYDELEAEILKHPAVKNHSYLQKFSKKADKKAAKLYAEQYYCFSRHFSRYLAGAVAICPDEAGRAPLIKNLFEEYGGRSEEQKGMNPELTHPALFRRFLKAVGVDTSKKALDNIQMLPETELFVEKYLNIHYMNYVEALGALGPGTEFIVPTMYVPIRDGLKHAGLSDDDVLFFSAHIELDVEHAANIRKSLEFCSQTDEDQARIRKGAMSFLNTRGVLWNGLERASNFS
- the murI gene encoding glutamate racemase translates to MEHLKSESSIAVFDSGIGSISIIKELRRYLPCENYIYLADKKHFPYGQKKHDDLLHIIQNTIGYLTEQFCPKLIVIASNTPSIQVLHKIKTSDTKIFGVFPPVLEAVDCSKTGHIAILATRSTVESPELEEYIKSKKIPPTIKITKFNASPMVELVESGSFLLEKEKSRLIIERELKQLAEIDADIDTMTLSSTHLPFLKNYFSSLRPDVCFIDPAEIIAKKVMVYLRENNIEKKGAGYFRIIVSQDKKLFESIIKKLGIDEEVAEVNFNF
- a CDS encoding YceI family protein yields the protein MTLNAGTYRITADTGKISVYTYKEGVLSAIAHDLLIEVTNFTVNLHVSTDAIPSSMSVEAQIKADSLRVACAMKDGQCQYDILKEKDKADIEEATFKDVLHVAKYPAINFRSHDIKQTSEGDYHVKGELTLHGVTRPIEFDVKTVVGDALQGKVTISQKDYGIKPYKAFLGTLKVKNEVDVVFNLSKLNTRA
- a CDS encoding 2-isopropylmalate synthase, which gives rise to MLRFNKHRNTLEPEEYIFQLQDSTEPNLFRDVFPYDKIPKIPFNYRLNPMNPPEEIWITDTTFRDGQQSRPPYTVKQIIDLFDLIHKLGGKKGLIRQCEFFLYNAKDQEAVRKCMERGYKYPEVTGWIRAVKSDFKLVKEMGLKETGILCSSSDYHIYLKLNKTRKQAMDMYLDIVRAALEEGIIPRCHFEDITRSDFYGFVVPFAKELMKLSKESKLPVKIRACDTMGMGVSYPGAALPRSVPGIIYGLNHFAGVPSEYLEWHGHNDFYLAVSNATTAWLYGCSGINGTLLGLGERTGNTPIEALVVEYLALRGDDELFDTTVITEIADYYRTEIGHPISPTQPLVGSEFNVTRAGIHSDGLLKNEEIYNIFDTKKLLNRPIGVSVTDKSGIAGIAQWINIFFELKGNEQIPKSHEGVLKIKEWVDKQYIEGRITSISDDEMVEQVSIHLRDFIKSDKLQQSGTAKTK
- the sucC gene encoding ADP-forming succinate--CoA ligase subunit beta translates to MKLYEFQAKNILKTYGVCIPRGKAISKGNDASAIFREIGCNRCVVKAQVLAGGRGKSGGIQFVNTPEESQACVTGMLGTHLVTRQTDQSGAEIKYVLVEEAVSIKKELYLAITIDRSLCKPVLIASDEGGVEIEEVAKRTPAKIIREPIDIFFGVPPFQARRIASQLNISGALSTKLNNLIMNLFRAFTENDCSLLEINPFAVTTDDEVYALDAKMDIDDNALYRHPEFDQLMSYQDISPAEALARKYRLNYISLDGNIGCLVNGAGLAMATMDIVKLHGGEPANFLDVGGDASLEQVTQAFKIILSDPKVKAVLINIFGGIMKCDIIASGIIQAIKEVGIHIPLVVRLEGTNVELARKILDNSGLSILSAKDMKEAASLVVTASKKNTK
- the sucD gene encoding succinate--CoA ligase subunit alpha; the protein is MGILIDKDTKVICQGITGHAGSFHAKRMLEYGTKLVAGVTPGKGGTKQHAVPIFDSVVDAVRNTGANASVIYVPAPFAADAIMEAAEAGVELVICITEGIPALDMVKVKRYLSNGKTRLIGPNCPGVITPGACKIGIMPGYIHKPGEVGVVSRSGTLTYEAVWQLTQRGLGQSTCLGIGGDPILGTNFVDILRLFQGDKETQVIVLIGEIGGSAEEEAAEVIKREITKPVIGFIAGRTAPPGKRMGHAGAIISGGKGTAISKIAALENTNVIMVDSPADIGETVAKIILP
- a CDS encoding RluA family pseudouridine synthase codes for the protein MQKFIFTREDDIHTLLHFIAQKLTLSKKKAKQLLDERLVFVNKRRIWIASYQLHKGDVVEILTKEVKSQKFQKNAILYKDDHYLVISKPPDIVTNGPESLESNLRVYFKDNHIQAVHRLDKDTSGAVIFATNKDAFERMKELFEKNLMKKVYRVIVKGGVGKQTFTRDSPIHGQKAVTHVRLLKKGKDASYLEVNIETGRTHQIRIHLASVGHPVIGETAYDLKPIEHPLLRQIRRQMLHAYQISFIHPYTHKTISVTADIPDDFRQCLKLLGL